In Desulfatiglans anilini DSM 4660, a single genomic region encodes these proteins:
- a CDS encoding 2-oxoacid:acceptor oxidoreductase family protein, whose product MTKKTIFAGFGGQGVLMMGYVLAVSAMRDGKNVTYLPSYGAEVRGGTANCTVVVSDEEIFSPVASSPEYAVIMNKPSLARYESMIKEGGVIVLNSSLIETNPSRTDLTVLRVPANDMAKELGSDRTINMIMLGAFVQQTGITTLDSIMNGLGEIVKGKKPAVMELNRKGLDKGAEFVLRGASQ is encoded by the coding sequence ATGACCAAGAAGACAATTTTTGCGGGTTTCGGTGGACAGGGCGTTCTGATGATGGGATACGTGCTGGCCGTGTCCGCCATGCGGGACGGTAAGAATGTGACCTATCTGCCCTCTTACGGCGCCGAGGTCCGCGGCGGCACAGCGAACTGCACGGTCGTGGTATCCGATGAAGAGATCTTTTCTCCGGTCGCCTCTTCGCCCGAGTATGCGGTCATCATGAACAAACCCTCGCTGGCGCGCTACGAGAGCATGATAAAAGAGGGGGGGGTGATCGTCCTCAACTCCAGTCTGATCGAAACCAACCCCTCCAGGACGGACCTGACCGTTCTGCGCGTACCCGCCAACGACATGGCGAAGGAACTGGGCAGCGACCGTACCATCAACATGATCATGCTGGGTGCCTTTGTGCAGCAGACCGGCATCACGACCCTGGATTCCATCATGAACGGCCTCGGTGAAATCGTCAAAGGGAAGAAACCGGCCGTCATGGAATTAAACCGGAAAGGTCTGGATAAAGGCGCCGAATTCGTCCTGAGAGGAGCCTCACAATGA
- a CDS encoding thiamine pyrophosphate-dependent enzyme: MATKVFEWPRYLKKAVFHYCPGCGHSIIHRLVAEVIDELGIGERCIGVPPAGCAVLAYNYFDVDMGEAPHGRGAAVATGIKRVLPDRIVFTYQGDGDIAAIGTAETIHAANRGENVTVIFVNNGVYGMTGGQMAPTTLIGQNSTTTPGGRDIRRDGAPLNLSEMLGIANGSAYIERTAVSSPKTIRHTKKALTKAFKVQMAGLGFSLVEILSPCPTNWKLSPVDAVKWVDESMTRYFPLKVIKDLAPDLK; the protein is encoded by the coding sequence ATGGCAACCAAGGTTTTCGAATGGCCGCGATACTTGAAAAAGGCGGTCTTCCACTATTGCCCGGGCTGCGGCCACAGCATCATCCATCGGCTGGTCGCCGAGGTGATCGATGAACTCGGCATCGGCGAACGTTGCATTGGGGTTCCTCCCGCCGGTTGCGCCGTTCTGGCCTACAATTACTTCGACGTGGACATGGGCGAGGCGCCGCACGGGCGTGGCGCCGCCGTCGCCACAGGCATCAAGCGGGTCCTTCCGGACCGCATCGTCTTTACCTATCAGGGCGACGGGGACATCGCCGCCATCGGAACAGCCGAAACCATTCACGCCGCCAACCGCGGAGAGAACGTTACGGTGATCTTCGTCAACAACGGTGTCTATGGCATGACCGGGGGGCAGATGGCTCCTACGACCCTCATCGGCCAAAACTCGACAACAACGCCGGGAGGCCGTGATATCCGTCGTGACGGAGCCCCCTTGAATCTGAGCGAGATGCTCGGCATCGCCAACGGCAGCGCCTATATCGAGAGAACCGCCGTCAGCAGCCCGAAAACGATACGGCACACCAAAAAGGCCCTCACCAAGGCCTTCAAGGTCCAGATGGCCGGCCTGGGGTTCTCGCTGGTGGAGATCCTCTCCCCCTGTCCGACCAATTGGAAGCTCAGTCCAGTGGATGCAGTCAAGTGGGTTGATGAAAGCATGACCCGGTATTTTCCGCTGAAAGTCATCAAAGACCTCGCTCCGGACCTGAAATGA